The following are encoded together in the Corticium candelabrum chromosome 1, ooCorCand1.1, whole genome shotgun sequence genome:
- the LOC134186117 gene encoding switch-associated protein 70-like: MSLFRYVEINCLHHAFLQLGNFSPVDSLTKDAVPKSKLSVICLNISSLLDRRFNEKLLLEHVPESESLTFAQFLDFLQSKFLSEDSLFDVEQLRRLCWHITSRGFVRSILSNDEAYKVWMIFSKLNNDQTLKLDGDETSRIIGQFARAVAKTFDRKKLDEYDHDRPTITFWTFLRFFEECLTDVEPNVYREVLIDVYDEVVRDVVKKGYLKKKGHKRHTWKERWFVLEPHFLIYYKSRDNMEEKGAVHITSRSQVEAIAEKTNYKFRILVTDGANGTKYELCASDQRSKMEWIGAIKHVIERDPEDVAPFHHERLERLHEKDMRRRTLEQQRQENEEQKKQLEELRLAREEAEQQKLFEQQWLQEEMQRRREAEDKQRRYLEELDKERLQKLQEENEKLSKEEQLEEEVRRRHEIQTLHEEQQRQMEFEQQRLLEMQKQNEEFMQLLQLEREKYEKAEEERQKMEELYKQALARGERPERPKFEVKMSPGLAKLIGPKDFPLVSHRGPGAFPKVFSPDSKWLEKRKSRSKSPDTQDEKKDFANKPGTSIVRVLSSAQNGNSDDGNVAVCNDTDHADVITVAGTADEVGVTVDTKSDDANEVDVARKGDADDVGPTEPDNAAPEENEMLNNITNRLGVAVDKATAGAYTIVETKKDVADGEDAKIKDNAEEVDVREE; encoded by the exons GGAGTCCGAGTCTCTTACGTTCGCGCAGTTCCTCGATTTTTTGCAGTCCAAGTTTCTGAGCGAGGACAGCTTGTTTGACGTCGAGCAGTTGCGACGTCTGTGCTGGCACATCACCTCGCGAGGTTTCGTTCGCAGCATTCTGTCAAACGATGAAGCGTACAAAGTGTGGATGATATTTAGCAAACTCAACAATGATCAGACGTTGAAGTTGGACGGAGACGAAACGAGTCGCATTATTGGTCAATTTGCGCGTGCTGTTGCAAAGACGTTTGACAGGAAGAAGCTTGACGAGTACGATCACGACAGACCAACCATCACGTTTTGGACGTTTCTTCGTTTTTTCGAAGAGTGTCTTACTGATGTGGAGCCGAACGTTTATCGAGAAGTGTTGATCGATGTGTATGATGAGGTGGTGAGGGACGTTGTGAAGAAAGGATACTTGAAGAAGAAAGGACACAAGAGACACACTTGGAAGGAACGTTGGTTTGTTCTCGAGCCTCATTTCTTGATATACTACAAGTCTCGTGATAACATGGAAGAGAAAGGAGCAGTTCATATTACCTCGAGATCCCAAGTAGAAGCAATAGCAGAGAAAACTAACTACAAGTTCAGAATACTTGTGACTGATGGAGCTAATGGGACAAAATATGAATTATGTGCATCTGATCAGCGTTCAAAAATGGAGTGGATTGGAGCTATTAAACACGTCATCGAAAGAGATCCCGAAGATGTTGCTCCTTTTCATCATGAACGATTGGAAAGACTTCACGAGAAAGATATGAGACGACGCACTCTAGAACAACAACGACAAGAGAACGAAGAACAGAAGAAGCAATTGGAGGAGTTAAGGCTGGCAAGGGAAGAGGctgaacaacaaaaactattCGAACAACAGTGGCTTCAAGAAGAGATGCAACGACGAAGAGAAGCAGAGGATAAACAGCGAAGGTATCTTGAAGAATTAGACAAAGAACGTTTGCAGAAACTGCAGGAAGAAAATGAGAAACTG AGTAAAGAGGAACAGTTGGAAGAAGAAGTTCGTCGAAGGCACGAAATACAAACATTGCATGAAGAGCAGCAGAGGCAAATGGAATTTGAGCAGCAAAGACTTCTTGAGATGCAGAAACAAAATGAAGAGTTCATGCAACTACTACAGCTTGAACGAGAAAAATACgagaaagcagaagaagaGAGGCAAAAGATGGAGGAGCTATACAAGCAGGCACTTGCGAGAGGCGAAAGACCAGAACGACCCAAGTTTGAAGTGAAGATGTCTCCAGGCCTCGCCAAACTTATCGGCCCCAAGGATTTTCCGCTTGTAAGCCATCGCGGCCCTGGTGCCTTTCCAAAGGTGTTTTCACCCGATAGCAAGTGGCTCGAAAAGCGAAAATCGCGATCAAAAAGTCCAGACACACAAGACGAAAAAAAGGATTTTGCCAACAAGCCCGGGACTTCAATTGTACGAGTGCTGTCGAGTGCTCAGAATGGTAATTCTGATGATGGCAACGTTGCAGTTTGCAATGACACAGATCATGCAGATGTCATCACTGTGGCAGGTACAGCAGATGAGGTAGGTGTGACTGTTGACACCAAGTCAGATGATGCAAATGAAGTGGATGTGGCAAGGAAAGGTGATGCAGATGATGTGGGCCCCACAGAACCAGATAATGCTGCACCTGAAGAAAATGAAATGCtaaacaatattacaaataGACTGGGTGTGGCAGTTGACAAGGCTACAGCTGGTGCATATACAATTGTTGAAACAAAAAAAGATGTTGCTGATGGAGAGGATGCCAAAATAAAAGACAATGCAGAGGAAGTGGACGTGAGGGAGGAATAA